The DNA region TTTCCTTCTGAATGCCTTTATGGCTACCGATTTCAATATGTTTGGTTTTGAAGtgattgaaaatttcatttacGACAGAAACTGGAGGGAATCTCCTAGATTTCCCAGGGTAACTTTATGTGACTTCAAAATCCGCCAACTCGCAAATGTTCAGACTTTCACTGTGCAATGTGTTTTGCCAATCAAcctatttaatgaaaaaatattcatatttttatggttttggttttttattgTTGCCGCTTTGTCTTTTGGAAACCTTTTCCATTGGATATACCAAATCGTATTCGGAGAAAATAAAGTCACCTATGTTCGAAAATATCTCAAAGTAGCCGGTGAAATTCACACTAACTTTGACAAAAAATTGTCCAGAAAGTTTGCAGAACATTATTTGCGGTCAGATGGCATCTTTGTTTTAAGGATGGTGGGTAAGAATACATCTGCCATGTTTATGACGGATCTGGTTCAGTTACTGTGGAAGACTTTCAAGGAGGAGCACTGTTCGATGAAGAACGGAGTGACCGAGGTGGAGGAGACGCCGCTAATGAATGGAAACTGCCAGATGGGGGATATGGAGCCGCCATCTCTCAAAAGTAAACTGTAATACACTGTGGTCTCGGTGTCTATCCCACAATTCCAGTCGATTGTCTCAccatttttaattgattacCCATCCTGTATTTTCATTGAGTGAAAATCTCCTTAAGACTTACCGTACATTATGTATAGTTCATGgtattcgatttttttatagtaattagttaatattttgtatgtagATTTCACATCCTGTGTTCTCATTTCTCAGTGAGGCTGCCTCTAAAACATTGCCCTACCCCAACACATGGTTAAAACATTGGGTTCATTGCTaggaaaataaacttttttttacacaataacTAAATAGTTCATGAATAAAGATCTGCATATAACTTATTAAtggctttaaaaaatgttatgctgtgattttgtacaaaattagaaccgttttaacaagagcttggactttctgTGGGATGTTACTATCTAGTTTGCTCACCAAAACAAGCTGTCAAATATTGACCTGCCTTCTTCTAATTCGCTAAGAGAGGTTCATAGACTGTCAAAACCGGAAAGTTTTTTGCCAATATCTGCTCTGCTGTGTGAAATTGGCGCTGTTTCAGCGAAATATACATCTCCGGGTGAAGTTGGGCAAGTGTCATTGCattcaatatattcatatctATTAGCCAATGACTGGACAGTTAATCATAAGTAGACCCCGCCTTCATCAAATCGGAGTTTGTCACGTactgcccaaagtccaagctcttgttaaaacggttctgTCTGGAGTTGGGTACTGTTATATCAGTCATTTAGGAGAGGGCAAACATTGTTTAGAGGTGGTCTGATACTGAGGTTTCGTTGTTGTTGCCTTCAGTGCCTTGTGTTATTTTTGTTCTAGTCAATAGCAGGTGCTCCTTATTAGAGAATAACTTTATTAAGTGGCTCTGTCAAATGTTGTGAGAATGCTTGTTTGCCGTAGTTGaatatgcatcatatttttgtagaattttattttttctataaaacagCCTGAATTTACAAACTATGGAtctgttgaaataatttatttttgtttttgatttgacACACATTTGTATTATTATACCTAATTGGGCATTGTTCTTGTGCTGTGAAGTTTAGTATATAGGTTGTTATATTATAAAGTTCACATTAGTCACAAGTACTTTTACACAGCCCTTCCCCTGCACTTAGTCGGACAATCACTGCCATAGCTAGTCATTACTCGGGCATTTCTTCTTTATTTGGGCATTGCCGTATATAAGCCCTTTTTTCAATGGCATAATAAATAAAGCATTCTGTTTTACAAAATTCTAAAGATAGCATTCCATCGCATTTTGAAACAACCATTTAATTTACTTGGCttcataaatttgttttattattagatTTTCCTATATAGACTCAGTAATGAAATAGAATTAAAATCTTACTAAATAGGCCTACCTAATTTCTGAATGATTAAAGAAAAGGGATATATATTAACTGCTATTATATTTAATACAAGATCAATAGAAAGCTAACAAATCTTATTCTTTTGTTCCCTACATAAACTCTTTACTGTTGGAGAATAAAAGTATGTTGGCTCTTTTTACAGTCATGACACAGTAGGATTTAATTAAAGTACATGATGTTAATTGTCGGTCTTGTATAGAggaaaaaacaaatcaatatgAGAAAAACCCATGTCTTGTCAATTTCTAAGGATGcatatgtttcattttatgtatgtttaatttttgcaaCAGAACCAAGAGGAAATTGGTTAAGTTCTGAGTGATATGTTACAAGTATTTGTTCTGTAAACAACGGGACTGCGGTAACTGCTGTGTTGCATCAGTAACATGATTGTCTCAAGTGTCACTCTTCCTGCTCTTAATCAGAAGTACGTACTAATGGGGTGACCAGTAGATGACGGGGAGGAATTATACTGACTACGTCCTCACAGCAGCACTGAGCAGACATTGTACCAACcagtacattgtattttacTTGGGTTCCAACTCAAGATAAATCTATCAGGTTAAACTCAAAATGGTCATATGATCCTTTTGTATGATAATCTAGACACAAATCATTATTCAATCATTAAAGCTGAAACGCTTTAATCTGCTCATCAGCTAGTATTATATTTGACTACTTTAATTATCAGTATCTGTTTGTAATGGGGAATTTTTCTGCTTGTATCCACCTAAGTGATCTGTTTGGTAAATCAAAGCTCCTTTGGTTTTTAAAGACATAGTTCAATTTGGTAAGAGATTAAGTTTACATGGTTATAGGCAGTCCATTCTGGCTTGGGGTAAAATGCTGACGATGGACCCTCCACTTTGGAGGGTCCATAATGGAGGGGGTGGAGCTTGGTGTGTCAGTCTTAATTAAGAGTCCGTTTGATCTGTCATTCCAATTTCATCATGCACCAAATAGCTAAAACATATGGGTTGtttattagaaattaaaaaaaagaagagggaGGTCCtaacatttaatgaatttagcaacttcaaatgaactttatcagGATACATAAATTACTCTATGTTTGTGTAACAATTATTCTGAGTCCAGTGAGACTGTGAACAGGAAGTTAACTCACCTCAACGTTGAGAGagatttatcttttttccccgagtaacaaatattaatgtataaatagtaaaaaaaatgctaTCAATGGATGTTGACAattatttacagaaaaattaagaaaaccaCCCGATGATCTTGTTCTCAAACAATATGATTATCGGAAATATCTGAGTCCGAATTCCAAGTCAGCAAgagtaatataaaataaattaatcatttttacaagacttacacttttgtagaataaaattcataagctgttataaattttaaaaagtttgtccATTTCAGCAATAATGCAACtgtaatatttttactatatacacCTTGTGTAGAACTAATGAACAATTCTTTATTACCAGTACATGGGTTTTAATATgttatttcaaaagatttaGTACACTagaggtttcttttttttttgaatgtgatgttaataaaaatgtgcaaatacatgtatgactgtaGCTACATAATGCGTGCAAATACGAAATATGAAGTAGTAAATGGATATAAGTGTACGCTATTAAGAGGTGCAATATTGTTGTTACAAGTAAACCCTGAATTTGTGGAGTGCTTCAAACCAGAATGATCTCAGCTTGTAAAACAAACTCTGTAACACATGTGTTTGATTTGAACTCCACTGAAGGGACTTctcaaagttaattttttgacaAACACTCAACATGTGCAAGATCTCTTCGTCCTATGATGGGGCGTTTTTCTTGGCTCTATTTATGATTTGCATGCAACAGTACTCAGCTTGCAGGTTTATGTTATTGTGACATGTTCAGTGGGAGAGATTTACCCATATGGAACAAGTTGATTACAGTGACCTTTTAGATTGATGTTGAAGTTGTGTATGTAAATGTCAGATTGTGAATGGTCACAGCGAGTGATGATTTGTTGTGCAGAATAGCTCCAAATTGATGTcagtttgttgtttttgttgtatGAATGACCTAGTTTTAGTACAGACATGTACAGTACAGATATTATGGAAAATGAATTTGGACCAATACCTATGACATTCACCAAAATGTTGCTCAATAAATCTTGCATAAAATTGAACAAGTGTTATGTGTTCTTACACTCCAAGAAATGTTACCATGAAATTGTTGTACCAATGTACCTGCTGTTTCCTGTTATATGTCTACTTATCTGTTCCTCAGTCTAATCTTTGGAAAGAAGGAATATGATACATCATTTTTCTGCCAAGTATAggatatataatacatgtattagagaGTTTTAAATATGGCAatcaatatttgattacattatACAAATCAAAGTTAATAAAAATGTAGGCATCTAGAAGACTAGAATCGCTCTTGTTCCTTGCATAAGTCGGGAACAATGTGAAGACATGGAGGAGGGCGACATGACGGAACAATGTGATGACATAGAGGAGGGCAACATGACGGTATAACTGACCCGCTGGTGGTTGACCTGGATGATAAATCTATAATTTTGAGGTCTTTCTCTACTGACCTCTCTGTGTTACTCATCAGTTTAGGTTCAGTCATTGTTGAGGTCAAATAACTCTTAGTATAAGCACTGATTCATGGCTTAATACTTTGGGTTGTTGATTGACCCAATCAAGAAAATTAGGGTGTATACAAATTTTTATCTTACTGTAAACATAGTTTAAGGCCTTaggagtacatgtatttgatatattttttaattagttgGGAGGGCTATAGACTGTGAAACACTCGAGAAGTCAGTATAAAAGTAAAGTAGCTAATTTTCCCCAAATAACTTGGCATACTCAACAATGCATTTAGTGACTTcagcattgttacatgtagtaAGCATTGCAGTAAAactaatactgtggaatcattaattttatttcgtgggggccaatttttgtggatggcttaaattttacaggttcgttgggacgtaatttcgtgtattcttacatatttacattttccagtgtctttgcctgtgataacactacgtatcgattttgtactatataacccataatacaaatgacgccaaattgaggcgccagcggggtttgcttattcatatttaaatatttaatcgtacgatgccttaaaattatataaatataagtaataaggaatcattctttgaatattatgaggtgataatttcagtcgaggcgtgatcaaatctatcataaagcccttcgggctttattggatttgatcacgccccgaccaaaattatcacctcataatactcaaagaatgattccttattccttatatatctacaaaaggaaatatgactttattaccctaatttatcaattcgtggaggattttatttatgaatgagaggtacccacgaatttcacgaaaattgagccaccacaaaatctaatgattccacagtacatggCAGAGGAGGGGAAGGGGGGGGTGGGTCGATCATTTAATTCCACACTCACACCTGGTATCTGGCTACTTTTTCCTGTGGGTGGGGATTTCCTATTCTGTGTGTATGTTACTCAGGATTTCATAAAGTAAAACATGTTTGGTTGCATTACAATTtgttgaaacaaatttttgtggatttttgtTGTGTTGAGCTATAACCCCAAAAATGCAATGTTCATTAATGACATAATGTATatacatagatacatgtagtatcattgGCCATGTATTAACATATTCTAGAATCACTTAATCCACGAAAATAgataccacaaaaattgatgaaaacaaAGACAGCTAgtatataaaagaaaactaCAAAATATTTACTATTGGCATGTTGTAATCAGGAAATGCTTGTATTCACAGTGCGTGCTTCTTTGACATTTCTGGACAATGGAATTCAGACAAAAGTTGTTTCCTTGTGCAATAAAACCTCAACTTCACAACACAGAGGTCAGAGAAGGCCGCGACTTCTTAAATAAAATGGTGGACCTTTTCTGTGATCTAGCACGACCTGTAATTAATATCTTACACCTGAACATGGGAAATGAACActcaatgtatatataaaatcagCAAACCAAAGGATGGGCGGACTCCACAGTCATCATCCAACAAGGTAAGGAGATGGTCCTTCTGTCTGAATAGTTCTGTTTCCAAAGATGTCATCATCtttgttgatgattttttatGGTTTAAGGAATATCTATGTATGACTATCAATATTGTGATctttttaggtacatgtataacagaaaatttcaattaagatttgttagcaaattataagcaataacACACTTGAgttttagttaattaaaccaaattatttacaaatgatTATAACCAGTATTTTTCCAGATTTCATCTCTGATAAATGACAGTAATTTGCTAGTACATCAATTGATAATATATTGAAATGTTAGTAGGACAGACAGATGAAGGGATATTAATGAAACTACATGCATGGATACCCAGTTCTAATCATTGAAACTTGCAATATGTAAGAAAAAattggcaaaaaataattttctaacCATACAGAGTGATTCTGTTTCAACTAGTACTGTTAGTCAATTTTTTGGGAgagtttaatttgtaaaactggTACTGGAAACAGTATCAAAAAATGGTCATTCCATGAAAGATGCAATTTAACATTGAAAGCCTTTCAGGCACCATGTCACTAGATACCCTCTGGAGCCTTTCTTTGGTGGCCTGCAGTTTGTTCCTCACTGTGCAGGGGGGATACGAAGGCAGTTCCAAGGGAAGATATGATGACAGACCTAGGGTGGGATATGATGACAGAGTTAGGGTGGGGTATGAAGGCAGACCCAGGGTCATGCTGGGGGAGACCCCTCTGGCAGGGATCATCCGACCAGTGCCATTAGGAAGCCTGGTCCCGACCTTTCACTCCCAGTGCTGTCCTTGCACTGCAGTCAACAGGATCTACCCCGATAGATATCATGTGATCAATGGGAACCAGGCACCCCCACCCCTCATTGATCTACCCTCATTTAATGGTATGGAATATACAGCAACCTGGAAGTATTCTATACATTTATCTATAACTTAACTTAAAATCAACTgcatgattgaatatttttacatttaaatcaacTTATTGATTTGGACCTTGTTTTCCAGCAGGTGCCCCCTTTTTGCTGTCACCTCCTTCAAAACCTGTACCAGTGCCATCAGAGGTGGAGCCCACTCCTGAATCAAATGAAGGACCAAACGGTGGTGGTGATCGCTGAGTCCCTATTTATCATACAGTAACGACCACAGCATCAAGGGAGAGCTGTCCATTGCAGCAAATTGACCCAATATAGGATCTTGCTCTGTTTCGACTCAAAGATGGAtgggatttttaatttttataccaGTATTGTTCTTGTAAATGAATAATATGCAAACTAATAGCaatattgataataatttattaaataatactCTAACTTACAAAAAATGAAAGGTTTTGTTTTCTTCCGATCACTTCACTACAGCTACTCATCTGTATTATTATAACAATTACATCCACTTATCAATAAACTATCTGTTTTCTTTACTCCAGGAAAAATCTcagttaaaaaaatctataaattaaataaaagattaTTACAATTAGCAAAGGGCAATCACTTGGTGTTTTCATGCACCTAGCAGTGAGTTAATAGTGTTGCTAATGTAAATGTCTATATTACAAACAATATCACTCTAGTAAACAAGCTATATTTCAAATGCAAATCATAAATACCATTAGATTTTTTACAGCCAAAGacatgaaattataaaaaatgccCTTCTTTTGCTCTAATCAATAAAggaatttaaacaaatgtacaattataaaaattgagGAATAAAATTCTTTGAACCtagagaaatgttgttttgcaTAAGTTTGAGGAAATGTTTACAGAGTTTCACTCTACATTAAGTTGATGCTAACTAAAACCAGATGTGTGGGGTTCCAGATGTCAAATATCTCCCTGAATCTGAAATCTGATCACTCAAAGAGCCTGGGAAATAGTTTGTAGAGTCAGAGTCATGGAGACACTGCAGATACTGCAGGGACTCTAAATAGTGTGATTATAATGTAGGCATAAGAACACCCCTAACTACAAGCCAACAAATGCTGAACTCCTGCAACTGAAAAACCTGCAGGTGACTATAGCACATGACAAGCCAGCTAAAACAatctttatttaacaaaattaatgatgAAGAAAATAGTTAATATAATCTAGAGCATTTCATATTCATGTACACACTGAACCGCACAAATTGAACTGATCTTGTACAAAATTGAGAAGAGGTAGATAGAATGAGAACTTCTTTCCAGTAGATCAAGGCATTATTGGTTCACCCTCAACATCCTATTGAAAAGGGACCCATGGGACAGTGCTTATCATAGAAACACTACGAAATGTAATGGGACCGTTAACTCAAATCTAAGctgttatgataaaatgattcCTGTTTACCTACATATTGCATAATCTGAGTATTCTTGATTTTACTGAATAACCAGTTTGAGCTTAATTACATTCTATGaacagttttaattttgtagaTGGTATTTATGTGCTTCACATTTGTGAAATAAGTTATGAATATGCACAAAGTGTTACCAGTATTTAGTTAATTAAGTGACTGAATGTAAAATGAAGCAAAAATAAATGACCCTCAAGTAAATAGATATAAATCCAGGTAAATTATAATAGGTATGTATGCATCTGAATGTATTACCGATATAGAACATGAATCCCATACAGGACAAGTTTAGCTTTCAAAGTAGCTGTAAAGATCCTTATAATTTTTATCCTACTGAAATCGGGAATAGTTCCAGTTATGTATTGTAGAGCTGTAATGTTGACAGGTTAAACAGCAAACACCAGTCAGGGatcaagaaaatcattcatcTTGAGAGATAGTTTTATAAGGGTGCCTTTCTGAGAGTCCTAGAACTAGAGTTATGTTTAAACAAATAGACATAGAGTTGGTCTAGGATCATATTGACATTAAAAGACCTAGCCTGGGTCAAAGATCATTTAGGATATACTGACTGAAAGACCTAACCTGGGTCAAAGGTCATTTAGGATATACTGACTGAAAGACCTAACCTGGGTCAAAGATCTTTTAGTACATACTGACTGAAAGACTTAGCCTTGGTCAAAGGTCAATTAGTATATACTGACAGAAAGACCTCATCTGAGTCAAGGGTCATTTAGTATATACTGACTGAAAGACCTAGTCTGGGTCAAAGGTTATTTTCTATATACTGACTGAAAGACCTAGCCTGGGTCAAAAATGATTTAGTATACTGACTGAAAGACCTCACCTGAGTCAAGGTTCATTATACTGACTGAAAGACCTAGTCTGGGTCAAAGGATATTTACTATATACTGACTGAAAGACCTAGCCTGGGTCAAGGATCATTTAGTTTATACTGACTGAAAGACTTAGCCTGGGTCAAAGGTCATTTAGGATATACTGACTGACATACCTACTCTGGGTCAAGGGTCATTTAGTATATACTGACTAAAAGACTTAGCCTGGGTCAAAGGTCATTTAGGATATACTGACTGAAAGACCTAGCCTGGGTCAAGAATCATTTATTAACTGTAAGACCTAGCCTGAGACTTGGATGATGTAAAGTATATGTAGTAACTGAAAGACCTAGATGTAGCACACAGACAAGCACCATCATCAGAGATAAATAGGAGGACTTCTGCTATAAGTACACAGAGAGATTAATGTAGAAACCAgatgaaattatttatattccAGGCATCCATCTgctttttacaattaaatttgacTTGAATAATTACTTCCCACTtgtgaaataaataacaaaaatgtaCAGAGCTACACATATGTATGGAACAAACATATACTTTTATCTAAACCCAACAAATATACCAGTAACCTTATATATCTcagttcaaaaatatataattctttACATTCATAATAGAGACATTCAATGAGAACCAGTTAACAATAAGCGTGGTTTGTAACAATGTCTATAGATTTGTGCTATAATTGTCGGAGTTGACAGATGACCCTGAGGGATTTCGCTGATGGTCCTGGAGTTTCACTTTCATTTCCTTGCTGATGCTCCCAGTGGAGCGCGGCTTGGGAATCAGAGGAGACGACGCAGCTTTGTCATCATTGTTATCGTGGTCAACATTTTTTCGGTTATAAGGTTGCATTTCAATGTTGTCAACAACGACTCTGGAGTTGTTTTTGACAACACCAACGTGCACAGAATCGGGAGCGTCTCCATTGGTCAGACTAATTTTATGATCTATTGAGTCTCTTTTCGTATCCTTTGGTTTGGATTTGTCTCCCTTTAGAATTGCTTTGGCCAGGTTGAACTTGGAGGATTTGGCTGCTGCCTTTGATGTGGTTGTTTCTATTGAGTCTTCATCAATGGTTGCCAGTTTTGATGCATCTTCATCTTGTACAATGCTAATGTCATCTGCAAAGTAATCACTGGTCATTATATACTTAATCATGGAATACTATGGTTCAATTTCCTTGAATTTTATTGGTATATCATACCCATGAAATTTGATCTTCATTTCGTGAAACTAAATACCGGTAACTAATTActcattaaaattaattctcAAAATTATGCGCCCAAACATAGAGTTCTCTAAGCTTTGACTGCTGTTTTACCTGGCAGTTTTTTTGCCCTAAAAGAGGCATTAGTAATGGCTGACTTGGAGATTGAGTGGGCGGAAGTCGAGGGTGTGACCGCCATCATCCCCCGCAGACTGTCCCTGGAGCTGGACACCACTGTCTGTAGGCTGTTAGTCATAGCACTGGTAACCTGTTAACAGCCAATCAAAATTCAATGTCAGGTATGTGTGGCCAATCAAAACTCAATGTCAGGTATCTGTAGCCAAACAAAATTCAATGTCAGGTACGTGTAACCAATCAAAACTCAATGTCAGGTATCTGTAGCCAATCAAAACTCAATATAAGGTATGTGTAGCTAATCAAAACTCAATGTCAGGTATGTGTAGCCAATCAAAACTCAATGTCAGGTATGTGTAGCCAATCAAAACTCAATGTCAGGTATACAAGTCAATGTCAGGTATGTGTGGCCAATCAAAACTAAATGTCAGATAAGTGTAGCCAATCAAAACTCAATGCCAGGTATAAACCAATCAAAGTTCAATATCGGTTTATATGTGTAgacaattaaatttcaacatCAAGTGTGTATAGCCAATCAAAATTGTATGTTGTGTATGTATAGtcaattaaaattcaatgtCAGATTTGTGCAATACTTGTTCTATACAAAAATGTCCTCCACCTAGTTTTCGTTAAGAATTTGTATTGCAATCTTGACTACTCTGCCTCATAATTTCTAAACACGATAAAATCTGAGAAGTAAGACTTGATTCAATCATGCAACACTCTCTTTTTAGTAAATTGTATTGATAACTCTGATGGTGTATACTGACCAATAAAACATCTGCATACAGTTCATAGCTGGCCCTGTAGTGAAGATCGTAGATAGCTTTCAACCCTAAGTGAGGCTGGCTGTTAAACCTGTACAAAGATCACAGAGTTATCTCCTCTTTCAAAAGTCAACACAATTGAAATGGTTGAATTGGATACATAAAATAACCTCTGAATATTCCATCGACACACAAAATTATCCCTAATGCTTTCAGAAACACACAAATGATTAGATTATTTGATACATACAAATAATCATCTCTTACAATCACAAGAGCACACAGTATCACCCCCGATACTTACGTG from Crassostrea angulata isolate pt1a10 chromosome 7, ASM2561291v2, whole genome shotgun sequence includes:
- the LOC128191767 gene encoding uncharacterized protein LOC128191767 isoform X2, whose amino-acid sequence is MSLDTLWSLSLVACSLFLTVQGGYEGSSKGRYDDRPRVGYDDRVRVGYEGRPRVMLGETPLAGIIRPVPLGSLVPTFHSQCCPCTAVNRIYPDRYHVINGNQAPPPLIDLPSFNAGAPFLLSPPSKPVPVPSEVEPTPESNEGPNGGGDR
- the LOC128191767 gene encoding uncharacterized protein LOC128191767 isoform X1; its protein translation is MQFNIESLSGTMSLDTLWSLSLVACSLFLTVQGGYEGSSKGRYDDRPRVGYDDRVRVGYEGRPRVMLGETPLAGIIRPVPLGSLVPTFHSQCCPCTAVNRIYPDRYHVINGNQAPPPLIDLPSFNAGAPFLLSPPSKPVPVPSEVEPTPESNEGPNGGGDR